From Rhodococcus sp. B7740, one genomic window encodes:
- a CDS encoding MFS transporter: MRAVLPVVLAAQFVVPMSISGTAIAIPVIAADLGSDPTQLQWVVNGFNVAFALFTVVWGAVSDRIGHRTSFRIGVVLTAVASLVSALASSLLLLDAARVLAGTGAAAVLVGSTSILSLHFQGTERATAFALFGTVNGLGLALGPTISGLLIAVLDWRGVFAAQALVLLVAAVGTLALPAVRSTSTPSKLPDFGLLRNRRFLALCLVPVAGAIGFVTLLTYLPTALGAVASLTPGRAGLLMLAMTIPVLIAPLAVARSIVVFEAVTPDRVILTSLGFLVLGNLGMLALQPGLSLAAVVVPMIVLGLGFGLPIGLVDGEALAAVPPHSSGTAAGVLNLFRIGGEAVMVAGYAWLLAIFVRDRVPDEADAEAAAAGRQGFADAYAHAFTEVIALVAVAVAVTAALIIALSRTARSDVSSANVLSAAGDPH; this comes from the coding sequence ATGAGAGCGGTTCTGCCGGTCGTACTCGCGGCACAGTTCGTCGTACCGATGTCCATCTCGGGCACAGCCATCGCGATCCCGGTGATCGCTGCCGATCTCGGCTCCGACCCGACGCAGCTCCAGTGGGTCGTCAACGGCTTCAACGTCGCGTTCGCGCTGTTCACCGTCGTCTGGGGTGCGGTCTCGGATCGCATCGGACACCGCACGTCGTTTCGCATCGGCGTCGTGCTGACTGCCGTCGCCAGCCTGGTCAGCGCTCTGGCGTCCTCGCTGCTGCTGCTCGACGCCGCGAGGGTCCTCGCCGGCACGGGTGCCGCGGCAGTCCTGGTGGGCTCGACGTCGATTCTCTCGCTCCATTTCCAGGGGACCGAACGAGCAACCGCGTTCGCCCTGTTCGGCACCGTGAACGGACTGGGGTTGGCACTCGGGCCGACCATTTCCGGACTGCTGATCGCCGTGCTCGATTGGCGAGGAGTGTTCGCAGCTCAGGCCCTCGTTCTGCTCGTCGCGGCCGTCGGGACGCTGGCTCTTCCTGCCGTGCGAAGCACATCCACACCATCGAAACTGCCGGATTTCGGCCTGCTGCGAAACCGCCGCTTCCTCGCGCTGTGCCTGGTCCCGGTCGCCGGAGCCATCGGATTCGTCACCCTGCTCACCTACTTGCCCACCGCGCTCGGTGCCGTCGCGTCCCTGACTCCCGGACGAGCCGGACTGCTCATGCTGGCGATGACGATTCCGGTGCTGATCGCCCCGCTGGCGGTCGCCAGGTCCATCGTCGTCTTCGAGGCCGTCACCCCCGACCGTGTGATCCTGACGAGCCTCGGCTTCCTGGTTCTCGGGAATCTCGGCATGTTGGCCCTGCAACCCGGCCTGTCGCTGGCCGCCGTCGTGGTCCCGATGATCGTGTTGGGGCTCGGTTTCGGGCTGCCGATCGGTCTGGTCGACGGCGAAGCGCTTGCGGCAGTTCCGCCGCACAGCAGCGGCACCGCAGCGGGAGTACTCAATCTCTTCCGCATCGGTGGCGAGGCCGTGATGGTCGCCGGCTACGCCTGGCTGCTGGCGATCTTCGTCCGGGACCGGGTGCCCGACGAAGCCGACGCCGAGGCAGCGGCGGCCGGGCGGCAAGGGTTCGCCGACGCCTACGCCCATGCCTTCACCGAAGTGATCGCCCTCGTCGCGGTGGCCGTTGCCGTCACGGCAGCACTGATCATCGCGCTTTCCCGGACGGCCAGATCCGACGTATCGTCGGCGAATGTCCTTTCTGCAGCCGGTGACCCTCACTGA
- a CDS encoding ArsR/SmtB family transcription factor, which yields MADENGHPEPDEMQLGAVMSALADPLRRKVVTELVGDDDGAERTCMSFELGVTKSTLTHHFRVLREAGLVFQVDRGNSRKVTLRRQELNDRFPGLLDLIANEIH from the coding sequence ATGGCGGACGAGAACGGGCACCCCGAACCCGACGAGATGCAACTCGGTGCAGTGATGTCTGCACTGGCGGATCCACTGCGCCGCAAGGTGGTCACCGAACTCGTCGGCGACGACGACGGTGCCGAGCGCACCTGCATGTCGTTCGAGCTCGGCGTCACGAAATCGACTCTGACGCATCACTTTCGCGTGCTGCGCGAAGCGGGTCTGGTGTTCCAGGTCGACCGCGGCAACAGTCGCAAGGTGACGCTGCGACGCCAGGAGCTCAACGATCGATTCCCCGGCCTGCTGGATCTGATCGCCAACGAAATCCACTAG
- a CDS encoding GNAT family N-acetyltransferase — MSFLQPVTLTDDLVTLEPLSHDHLEGLCDAARDGELWNLWYTSVPKPEEMAAEIDRRLGLLDAGTMLPFTLRRNDTGQIIGATTFCNADATNRRVEIGYTWNARSAHGTGTNPASKLLLLTHAFEELGCIAVEFRTHWMNLQSRTAIAKLGAKQDGILRNHQRMSDGSLRDTVVFSIIESEWPTVRNELRRRTAR, encoded by the coding sequence ATGTCCTTTCTGCAGCCGGTGACCCTCACTGACGATCTCGTGACCCTCGAGCCGCTGAGCCACGATCACCTCGAAGGTCTGTGCGACGCCGCGCGCGACGGCGAGCTGTGGAACCTCTGGTACACCAGCGTCCCGAAGCCCGAGGAGATGGCGGCCGAGATCGACCGTCGACTCGGGCTGCTCGACGCGGGCACGATGCTTCCGTTCACACTGCGCCGCAACGACACCGGGCAGATCATCGGAGCGACGACATTCTGCAACGCCGACGCCACCAACCGTCGCGTCGAAATCGGATACACCTGGAATGCCCGCTCCGCGCACGGAACCGGCACCAATCCCGCGAGCAAACTGCTGCTGTTGACGCATGCGTTCGAGGAACTGGGATGCATAGCCGTCGAATTTCGTACCCACTGGATGAACCTGCAATCGCGGACGGCGATCGCGAAACTGGGTGCCAAGCAGGACGGGATTCTGCGCAATCATCAACGCATGTCCGACGGTTCGTTGCGTGACACCGTCGTGTTCTCGATCATCGAATCCGAATGGCCAACCGTCCGCAACGAACTCCGCAGGCGTACCGCACGGTAG
- a CDS encoding EAL domain-containing protein, producing MTLTFGLAGVLMIPAGQFSGSASIAVLLASATTVPVAIAWYLRPWTSPRLAMAYILYADVGIVSVLFAFRTHFDAMPGCAMFAIVAAFIVVGSSYRMMMLHLAVATVTLLTLGVLAVLDGADPWSAASRIVTIGSLYAAPFMIKAYIGQLRLKAARALRDPLTGLWNRRGLLDTVDTLGVSPSEAGDAVGVTVLDIDRFKQINDRFGHPSGDAVLIEVARRLSEAVGDRSAVARLGGDEFVVVRAGTREEIIQSDNRIRAALEETFDGPRFTTSLGSAVEALDSETSIHVLVRRLIALADIEMYRFKSRTSGNAASSDRLPETNSHEQTRIRIDELIASGGPDIFFQPICETVTGSVVGFEALSRFPFGAGSPLSWYRDATEAGIGPRLERAALDRALDAMHELPPGSFVSLNASADTIRTTNLLDRLRPHLASRTFYLEITEHERVDDYLAVTRAIDTLRAAGVQISIDDVGAGFAGLRHVIELRPDILKVDYALVHGIDRDPLRRAAAAAIIDLARKIDAAVILEGVETEGELQVANELGAEMVQGFLTGRPEPASAHSHRRVAT from the coding sequence ATGACGCTGACGTTCGGACTGGCCGGGGTGCTGATGATCCCGGCGGGGCAGTTCTCCGGTTCGGCCTCGATCGCGGTTCTTCTCGCGTCGGCCACCACGGTGCCCGTGGCCATCGCCTGGTACCTCCGTCCCTGGACATCCCCACGCCTGGCCATGGCCTATATCCTGTACGCCGATGTCGGCATCGTCTCGGTTCTGTTCGCCTTTCGGACTCACTTCGACGCGATGCCGGGTTGCGCGATGTTCGCGATCGTCGCCGCCTTCATCGTCGTCGGAAGTTCCTACCGGATGATGATGCTGCACCTCGCCGTCGCGACCGTCACTCTGCTGACACTCGGTGTCCTGGCCGTACTCGATGGTGCCGATCCGTGGTCGGCTGCGTCCCGCATCGTCACCATCGGTTCCCTGTACGCCGCCCCCTTCATGATCAAGGCCTACATCGGGCAGCTCCGACTCAAGGCCGCACGGGCGCTGCGCGACCCGTTGACCGGCCTGTGGAATCGCCGCGGTCTGCTGGACACCGTGGACACCCTCGGCGTCTCGCCTTCCGAGGCAGGCGACGCCGTGGGGGTGACGGTCCTCGACATCGACCGTTTCAAGCAGATCAACGACAGATTCGGGCACCCCTCGGGCGACGCCGTCCTGATCGAGGTCGCCCGACGCCTGTCCGAGGCCGTGGGCGATCGGTCGGCGGTCGCACGACTGGGCGGCGACGAGTTCGTGGTTGTCCGAGCCGGAACTCGTGAGGAGATCATCCAGTCGGACAACAGGATTCGAGCCGCCCTGGAGGAGACGTTCGACGGACCTCGGTTCACCACCAGCCTCGGATCCGCGGTCGAAGCACTCGACTCGGAGACCAGCATTCACGTCCTTGTCAGACGATTGATCGCACTGGCCGACATAGAGATGTACCGATTCAAGTCGCGAACCTCCGGGAACGCGGCCTCGTCCGATCGTCTTCCCGAAACGAACTCGCACGAGCAGACGCGGATCCGGATCGACGAACTCATCGCATCCGGCGGCCCCGATATCTTCTTTCAGCCCATCTGCGAGACCGTCACCGGATCCGTAGTCGGCTTCGAGGCGCTCTCGCGCTTTCCCTTCGGTGCCGGATCTCCGCTGTCGTGGTACCGCGACGCCACCGAGGCCGGCATCGGCCCCCGCCTCGAACGAGCCGCACTCGACAGGGCGCTCGACGCGATGCACGAGCTGCCGCCGGGATCGTTCGTCTCGCTCAACGCATCGGCCGACACCATCCGGACGACGAACCTGCTCGATCGACTACGTCCGCACCTGGCGTCCCGGACGTTCTATCTCGAGATCACCGAGCACGAGCGTGTCGACGACTACCTCGCGGTCACCCGAGCCATCGACACCCTCCGCGCTGCGGGAGTGCAGATTTCCATCGACGACGTCGGTGCCGGATTCGCCGGTCTACGTCACGTGATCGAACTGCGCCCGGACATCCTCAAAGTGGACTACGCGCTGGTCCACGGAATCGACCGTGATCCCCTGCGGCGAGCGGCCGCGGCCGCGATCATCGACTTGGCCCGGAAGATCGACGCCGCCGTCATCCTGGAAGGCGTCGAGACCGAAGGGGAACTGCAGGTGGCGAACGAACTCGGGGCCGAGATGGTTCAGGGCTTCCTCACCGGCCGACCGGAACCGGCGTCCGCGCACTCCCACCGACGAGTGGCGACGTGA
- a CDS encoding lysylphosphatidylglycerol synthase transmembrane domain-containing protein, translated as MRVDGRDIPVAGSLLQPLVRRTSDIIRVVSASALLGVVIAGSLITRNQWDALEQSVSNIVGVLSPDQSNAVYIVYGVAILALPFGVLIGLVAGRKWKLLAGYAAAALLAALALSITGTGISTPTWDLDVPERLDTFLAQFLDDSRWIAMLAAALTVSGPGLPAKWRRAWWTLLLAFVPIHLVVSTVVPARSMLGLAVGWLVGAVIVLLVGTPALEVPLDAAVRLFHSRGVTVRSFTVVRPAGPGPLVLNAHTPDADVVVELYGQNQRSGGALRQSWRWITLRGSETAPLHASMRRAVEHRALMGLAIKGLGAAGSHPLAVAALDRGWTLYAHSLPIGDPVEAEHDDATLGALWSALNTLHENQISHGDLHRGELRIHDGKALFCGFGHAELGASDSQMQSDVAQLLLTTADLFGSQRAVATAVDVLGFDTVIAASGRLTKSAIPPRIRQSVRDADKTMKAVRLEVLEQTGTAKIEAEQVTRFSRNQIISLVLLIGLVYVAYPFISAVPAFVTELGSANWWWALLGLSVSALTYVGAGAALWACALGKVSFWNLTVMQVANTFAATTTPAGVGGLALSVRFLQKGGLGTVRATAAVALQQSVQVITHVSLLIFFSVVAGTSSGLSNMVPGNTVLYLLAGAAFGVVGTFMFVPKLRRWLKVAVRPQIKEVLGELGELARDPKRFSIIILGCAATTLGAALALWASIEAFGGGTTFVTVTVVTMIGGTLASAAPTPGGVGAVEAALIGGLAAFGVPASIAVPSVLLYRVLTCWLPVFLGWPTLRWLTKRDMV; from the coding sequence ATGCGTGTGGATGGGCGGGACATTCCCGTAGCGGGGAGCCTGCTTCAGCCGCTGGTGCGAAGAACCAGCGACATCATTCGGGTCGTGTCGGCCTCGGCTCTGCTGGGCGTGGTGATCGCCGGTTCGCTGATCACCAGAAATCAGTGGGATGCGCTCGAGCAATCGGTATCGAACATCGTCGGTGTGCTCAGCCCCGACCAATCCAATGCGGTCTACATCGTCTACGGAGTCGCCATTCTCGCGCTTCCGTTCGGCGTCCTGATCGGACTGGTCGCGGGCCGCAAATGGAAACTGCTCGCCGGGTACGCGGCCGCGGCACTGCTGGCCGCGCTGGCGCTGTCGATCACCGGAACCGGGATCTCCACTCCCACCTGGGACCTCGACGTTCCCGAGCGGCTCGACACGTTCCTCGCGCAGTTCCTCGACGATTCGCGCTGGATCGCGATGTTGGCTGCGGCGCTGACGGTCTCCGGCCCCGGTCTCCCCGCGAAGTGGCGTCGGGCATGGTGGACGCTGTTGCTCGCGTTCGTACCGATCCACCTGGTCGTCTCCACCGTGGTTCCGGCTCGCTCGATGCTCGGACTCGCGGTCGGCTGGCTCGTCGGAGCCGTCATCGTGTTGCTCGTCGGCACACCGGCGCTGGAGGTTCCGCTCGACGCGGCGGTTCGTCTGTTCCACAGCCGCGGTGTCACCGTTCGCAGCTTCACCGTCGTCCGTCCGGCCGGCCCCGGCCCGTTGGTGTTGAACGCGCACACTCCCGACGCCGATGTGGTGGTCGAGTTGTACGGGCAGAATCAGCGCAGCGGTGGTGCCCTGCGCCAGTCCTGGCGGTGGATCACGCTGCGCGGCAGCGAGACTGCGCCGTTGCACGCGTCGATGCGTCGGGCAGTCGAGCATCGCGCCCTGATGGGTCTGGCCATCAAGGGGTTGGGAGCGGCAGGCAGTCACCCGTTGGCGGTGGCAGCGCTCGACAGAGGATGGACCCTGTACGCGCACAGTCTGCCCATCGGTGATCCGGTCGAGGCCGAGCACGACGACGCCACCCTCGGCGCTCTCTGGTCGGCCCTGAACACCCTGCACGAGAATCAGATCTCCCACGGCGACCTGCACCGTGGCGAGCTGAGGATCCACGACGGCAAGGCCCTCTTCTGCGGTTTCGGCCACGCCGAACTGGGTGCGTCGGATTCCCAGATGCAGTCCGACGTCGCGCAGTTGTTGCTCACCACGGCAGACCTCTTCGGTTCTCAGCGCGCCGTCGCCACCGCCGTCGACGTACTCGGCTTCGACACCGTGATCGCGGCCTCGGGTCGATTGACCAAGTCCGCCATCCCGCCTCGTATTCGCCAATCGGTGCGCGACGCCGACAAGACGATGAAGGCGGTTCGGCTCGAGGTCCTCGAACAGACCGGCACCGCCAAGATCGAGGCCGAACAGGTCACCCGATTCAGCCGCAATCAGATCATCTCGCTCGTGTTGTTGATCGGATTGGTCTACGTCGCATATCCGTTCATCAGTGCGGTTCCCGCGTTCGTCACCGAACTCGGTTCGGCCAACTGGTGGTGGGCTCTGCTCGGTCTGTCGGTGTCGGCCCTGACGTACGTCGGTGCCGGAGCCGCGTTGTGGGCGTGCGCACTGGGCAAGGTCAGCTTCTGGAATCTGACGGTGATGCAGGTCGCCAACACGTTTGCGGCAACCACGACTCCCGCGGGTGTCGGCGGACTGGCCCTGAGTGTTCGGTTCCTGCAGAAGGGCGGGCTGGGAACGGTCCGCGCGACGGCTGCCGTGGCGTTGCAGCAGTCCGTCCAGGTGATCACGCACGTGAGCCTGTTGATCTTCTTCAGCGTCGTCGCAGGCACGTCGTCCGGGCTCTCGAACATGGTGCCGGGCAACACCGTGCTGTATCTCCTCGCGGGTGCGGCCTTCGGTGTCGTCGGTACGTTCATGTTCGTACCCAAGCTGCGCCGCTGGCTGAAAGTGGCCGTCCGACCGCAGATCAAAGAGGTCCTCGGTGAACTGGGCGAGCTCGCCCGCGACCCCAAACGCTTCTCGATCATCATCCTCGGCTGCGCGGCGACGACGTTGGGTGCCGCGCTCGCCTTGTGGGCGAGCATCGAGGCCTTCGGCGGCGGCACCACGTTCGTCACGGTCACGGTCGTCACCATGATCGGCGGGACTCTGGCTTCCGCGGCGCCGACGCCGGGCGGTGTGGGTGCCGTGGAGGCAGCGCTCATCGGCGGTCTCGCGGCCTTCGGCGTTCCCGCCTCCATCGCCGTCCCGTCGGTCCTGCTCTATCGCGTCCTGACCTGCTGGTTGCCGGTGTTTCTCGGGTGGCCGACCTTGCGGTGGCTCACCAAGCGAGACATGGTCTGA
- a CDS encoding putative quinol monooxygenase, with translation MALIALLDLTFKPESVAEARSLLRTVLADTRAFEGCLGVEVWVDEENEAHVIAYETWESVEADAKYREFRAGPGKIVELPPLLAAAPSLTKFTVDSSI, from the coding sequence ATGGCTCTCATTGCATTGTTGGATCTGACGTTCAAGCCCGAGTCCGTCGCCGAGGCCCGTTCGTTGTTGCGGACGGTACTCGCCGATACTCGCGCATTCGAGGGCTGCCTCGGAGTCGAGGTGTGGGTCGACGAGGAGAACGAGGCGCACGTGATTGCCTACGAGACGTGGGAGTCGGTCGAGGCCGATGCGAAGTACCGCGAGTTCCGCGCGGGTCCGGGCAAGATCGTCGAATTGCCGCCGCTGCTCGCCGCAGCGCCGTCGTTGACCAAGTTCACCGTCGATTCGTCGATCTGA